One window of the Vicinamibacterales bacterium genome contains the following:
- a CDS encoding M20/M25/M40 family metallo-hydrolase, whose translation MRTAVFCLAVAAVATLPPARAQAPSEADVLARIRAEGLERSHVLDVFSELTAVIGPRLTNSPAHKRAIRYVQEVLRGQGLSDVRAEPFAFGRGWTLDKLSVEMVEPRYMPLIGYAKGWSPSTAGRIEAAPVWLPGLEPAAVAAKGSALRGAIVMTSPLQTYAIRADRPPASGDLKPPQPAPARPPQLNAERLAALKTAGVGVLLEPNIGEHGTVFVTGRDMGSNAVPSVVLASEHYNLVASMLERGVPVRLAVEVRATFDESDPNTANVVAEFPGVDPARADQVVMVGAHLDSWHTGTGATDNADGVATAIEALRILKTVGVQPRRTIRVALWAGEEQGLLGSKAWVEQHLAGDANRAARDRMSVYFNLDNGYPPVTGFYMEGNEPGLKLMHRWLTPVQNLGVTKTTPGHIGATDHLSFLAVGVPGFQAVQDYVDYDVRTHHTNMDTAERIAPDALKQAAVVMATVLYQAAMTDQPFPRPPAR comes from the coding sequence ATGCGCACCGCCGTCTTCTGCCTTGCCGTGGCCGCCGTCGCGACCCTGCCGCCCGCCCGGGCCCAGGCCCCCTCGGAGGCGGACGTGCTCGCGCGCATCCGCGCCGAGGGCTTGGAACGCTCCCACGTCCTCGACGTGTTCTCCGAGCTCACGGCCGTGATCGGCCCCCGGTTGACGAACTCGCCCGCGCACAAACGCGCGATCCGGTACGTGCAGGAGGTGCTGCGCGGCCAGGGCCTGAGCGACGTCCGCGCCGAGCCGTTCGCGTTCGGCCGGGGCTGGACCCTCGACAAGCTGTCGGTCGAGATGGTCGAGCCGCGCTACATGCCGCTCATCGGGTACGCGAAAGGCTGGTCGCCGTCCACGGCGGGGCGGATCGAGGCCGCGCCGGTGTGGCTGCCCGGGCTCGAGCCTGCGGCCGTCGCCGCGAAAGGGAGCGCGCTTCGGGGCGCGATCGTGATGACGAGCCCCCTCCAGACGTACGCGATCCGGGCCGATCGGCCGCCCGCCTCCGGCGACCTGAAGCCGCCGCAGCCGGCGCCGGCGCGTCCGCCGCAGCTGAACGCCGAGCGCCTGGCGGCGCTGAAGACGGCTGGCGTGGGCGTCCTCCTCGAGCCGAACATCGGCGAGCACGGCACGGTGTTCGTGACGGGGCGCGACATGGGATCGAACGCCGTGCCGTCGGTGGTCCTCGCCTCGGAACACTACAACCTCGTGGCGTCGATGCTCGAGCGGGGCGTGCCCGTCAGGCTCGCCGTGGAGGTCCGGGCGACCTTCGACGAGAGCGACCCCAACACGGCGAACGTCGTCGCCGAGTTTCCCGGCGTGGACCCCGCGCGCGCGGACCAGGTCGTGATGGTCGGCGCGCACCTGGATTCGTGGCACACGGGCACGGGCGCCACCGACAACGCCGACGGCGTCGCCACTGCCATCGAGGCCCTGCGGATCCTGAAGACGGTCGGCGTCCAGCCGAGGCGCACCATTCGCGTGGCGCTGTGGGCGGGCGAGGAGCAAGGGCTCCTCGGGTCGAAGGCGTGGGTGGAGCAGCACCTCGCGGGCGACGCCAACAGGGCCGCGCGCGACCGCATGTCGGTCTACTTCAACCTCGACAACGGGTATCCGCCCGTCACCGGGTTCTACATGGAGGGCAACGAGCCGGGATTGAAGCTGATGCACCGCTGGCTCACGCCGGTCCAGAACCTGGGCGTCACAAAGACGACCCCGGGGCACATCGGCGCCACCGACCACCTGTCGTTCCTGGCCGTGGGCGTGCCTGGCTTTCAGGCCGTGCAGGACTACGTGGACTACGACGTGCGGACGCACCACACGAACATGGACACGGCCGAGCGCATCGCGCCGGACGCGCTGAAGCAGGCGGCCGTCGTGATGGCGACGGTGCTGTACCAGGCGGCGATGACCGACCAGCCGTTCCCGCGCCCGCCGGCGCGCTGA
- a CDS encoding M64 family metallopeptidase, giving the protein MGGFYALRTWATIPGMRAFSSAVLVVLTLCLAAIRPGALAAQPPGPPRTMRVDYFHTGNTTQEIFALDRVVIEPAPWPGPRDAPADRLQYGAYGFDVHDAATGALVYSRGFASIYDEWVTTDEAATTTRTFHESVRFPAPAAPVRVSVRKRGQRNAWTPVWTTTVDPADMFVDTAAPAPAPGPVIEIERHGDPATKVDLLLLGDGYTAAEQGKFRKDAQRLVDILFATSPFTERRQDFNVWGLVPPAAESGISRPSLGVHRANPVGSTYDAFGSERYVLTFDNRRFREIASYAPYDVVEIVVNGRTYGGGGIYNLFSTVAADNAFAPYVFVHEFGHHFAALADEYYTSPVAYLPATAREEPWEPNVTALLDPASLKWKDLVTPSTPLPTPWEKDAYETRARETQATRAALRKDKRPESEMEALFTREKRQDDADFGKERYAHQVGAFEGAKYEARGYYRPEANCIMFTRTDEFCAVCRRAIDAVIDTYVR; this is encoded by the coding sequence ATGGGCGGATTCTACGCGCTGCGCACCTGGGCTACCATCCCGGGCATGCGCGCGTTCAGCTCGGCCGTGCTGGTGGTCCTGACCCTGTGCCTGGCGGCGATCCGGCCCGGCGCCCTGGCCGCCCAGCCGCCGGGGCCGCCGCGCACCATGCGCGTGGACTACTTCCATACCGGCAACACCACGCAGGAGATCTTCGCGCTCGACCGCGTGGTGATCGAACCGGCGCCCTGGCCCGGTCCCAGGGACGCGCCCGCCGATCGCCTGCAGTACGGGGCCTACGGCTTCGACGTCCACGACGCCGCCACCGGCGCCCTCGTCTACTCCCGGGGGTTCGCCTCGATCTACGACGAGTGGGTGACGACGGACGAGGCCGCGACGACCACGCGGACCTTTCACGAATCCGTGCGCTTCCCCGCCCCGGCGGCGCCCGTCCGCGTGAGCGTCCGCAAGCGCGGACAGAGGAACGCCTGGACCCCCGTGTGGACGACCACCGTGGATCCTGCCGACATGTTCGTCGACACCGCCGCACCCGCGCCCGCGCCCGGCCCCGTGATCGAGATCGAGCGCCACGGCGATCCCGCCACGAAGGTGGACCTGCTCCTCCTCGGCGACGGCTACACCGCGGCCGAGCAGGGGAAGTTCCGGAAGGACGCGCAGCGGCTGGTGGACATCCTGTTCGCCACCTCGCCCTTCACGGAGCGCCGCCAGGACTTCAACGTCTGGGGCCTGGTGCCGCCGGCGGCGGAATCCGGCATCTCGCGGCCGTCGCTGGGCGTGCACCGGGCGAACCCGGTCGGCTCGACCTACGACGCCTTCGGGTCGGAGCGGTACGTCCTCACCTTCGACAACCGTCGCTTCCGCGAGATCGCCTCCTACGCGCCCTACGACGTGGTCGAGATCGTGGTGAACGGCCGCACCTACGGCGGCGGCGGCATCTACAACCTCTTCTCCACCGTGGCCGCCGACAACGCGTTCGCCCCGTATGTCTTCGTCCACGAGTTCGGACACCACTTCGCGGCCCTGGCCGACGAGTACTACACGTCGCCGGTGGCGTATCTCCCCGCGACGGCGCGCGAGGAGCCGTGGGAGCCGAACGTCACGGCGCTCCTCGACCCGGCGTCGCTCAAGTGGAAGGACCTGGTCACGCCGTCCACGCCGCTCCCGACGCCGTGGGAGAAGGACGCCTACGAGACCCGCGCCCGCGAGACCCAGGCCACGCGGGCCGCGCTCCGGAAGGACAAGCGGCCCGAAAGCGAGATGGAGGCGCTGTTCACGCGGGAGAAGCGCCAGGACGACGCCGACTTCGGCAAGGAGCGCTACGCGCACCAGGTGGGCGCGTTCGAGGGCGCCAAATACGAGGCGCGCGGCTACTACCGGCCGGAGGCCAACTGCATCATGTTCACGCGCACGGACGAGTTCTGTGCGGTCTGCCGGCGGGCCATCGACGCCGTCATCGACACCTACGTGCGGTAG
- a CDS encoding aminotransferase class I/II-fold pyridoxal phosphate-dependent enzyme: protein MPKPPLRFESRAVFYPPDETTRSLSAPLVLGSAFQYDADTYQRVVDGERKAVNIYGRCGNPTEYQFEAQMAAIEGADACLATASGMAAVSVALFGLLKQGDHIVCDWTTYSSTHEMLDHRLTDYGITTTFVDTADLDAVAAAIRPETKVIYVETIANPSMKVADLAALAALGAERGPIVVCDNTFASPYVARPLEHGVDLVVESCSKFIGGHSDVIGGAIAMKSARLPADFLERIRWNTMVKWGAPLAPFNAWLLLRGIQTLAVRVERQCQTALALARALEAHPKVRRVWYPGLASHPQHALAARQMPAFGAMVSFDVGSAEAALRVVEALRLACFAASLGGARTITQIPATMAFLDIPESERQRMGVYPGMVRVSPGLEHVDDLVADFAQALTHA, encoded by the coding sequence ATGCCCAAGCCGCCCCTGCGCTTCGAGAGCCGCGCCGTCTTCTACCCGCCCGACGAGACCACGCGATCCCTGTCGGCGCCGCTCGTGCTCGGATCGGCGTTCCAGTACGACGCCGACACCTACCAGCGCGTCGTGGACGGCGAGCGCAAGGCCGTCAACATCTACGGGCGGTGCGGCAACCCCACGGAGTACCAGTTCGAGGCGCAGATGGCGGCCATCGAGGGCGCCGACGCCTGCCTGGCCACGGCCTCCGGCATGGCGGCGGTGTCGGTGGCGCTCTTCGGCCTGCTGAAGCAGGGCGACCACATCGTGTGCGACTGGACGACCTACAGCTCCACGCACGAGATGCTGGATCACCGCCTCACCGACTACGGCATCACGACGACGTTCGTGGACACCGCCGACCTCGACGCGGTGGCCGCGGCGATCCGTCCCGAGACGAAGGTGATCTACGTGGAGACGATCGCCAACCCGTCGATGAAGGTCGCCGACCTGGCCGCGCTGGCCGCGCTCGGCGCCGAGCGGGGACCGATCGTGGTGTGCGACAACACCTTCGCGAGCCCGTATGTCGCCCGCCCGCTCGAGCACGGCGTGGACCTGGTGGTGGAGAGCTGCTCGAAGTTCATCGGCGGCCACAGCGACGTCATCGGCGGCGCCATCGCCATGAAGTCCGCCCGCCTGCCGGCCGACTTCCTCGAGCGGATCCGCTGGAACACGATGGTGAAGTGGGGGGCGCCGCTCGCCCCGTTCAACGCGTGGCTGCTGCTGCGGGGCATCCAGACGCTGGCCGTGCGGGTGGAGCGGCAGTGCCAGACGGCGCTCGCCCTCGCCCGCGCCCTGGAAGCGCACCCGAAAGTCCGCCGCGTGTGGTACCCGGGGCTGGCGTCGCACCCGCAGCACGCGCTCGCCGCCCGGCAGATGCCGGCCTTCGGCGCGATGGTGAGCTTCGACGTGGGCAGCGCCGAGGCCGCGCTGCGCGTCGTGGAGGCCCTCCGCCTCGCGTGCTTCGCCGCGAGCCTGGGCGGCGCACGCACGATCACGCAGATTCCGGCCACGATGGCGTTCCTCGACATCCCGGAGTCCGAGCGTCAGCGCATGGGCGTCTATCCCGGCATGGTACGGGTGTCGCCGGGCCTGGAGCACGTCGACGACCTCGTCGCGGACTTCGCGCAGGCGCTGACGCATGCCTGA
- a CDS encoding APC family permease, giving the protein MPDVRPGRAVALQRSLSFWDVFALALGQIIGSGIMVLVGIAIDFTGYAVPLAFLVSAVLSTVKQLPVAFMGSAMPATGGLYVYCKRVLGPRLGFFYLAVLLVTHILIALFALGFAQYALALVPALNARATALSVLVVFYLVNLVGVKQAAIVQRVMVVALLLGLSTLVAFGLVEVDTARFTEWRGLFSKGWYGFGLACVVLSFATGGAQYVSELGGEMTDPERDLPWAMVGATALAALFYTFVSVVAVGVLPLARTAGKPLAEVASAVLPPAVYVAFVVGAGMFALTTSINSTFSWATKSVLIACEDGWLPRRLAVVNARFNTPHVLLTCLLVLGAAPIAAGWDLRYIIMLGGGLVFVYDLLPLVAAFLLARRLPEVFAGARWRMRESTVKALSAAGILVLLVQGTLSFSDIDRTGWLLAAGYLALVTAYIFWRAPRIEAERRYNSAGGAP; this is encoded by the coding sequence ATGCCTGACGTCCGGCCGGGCCGGGCGGTCGCGCTCCAGCGGTCGCTCTCGTTCTGGGACGTGTTCGCCCTGGCGCTCGGCCAGATCATCGGGTCGGGCATCATGGTGCTCGTCGGCATCGCCATCGACTTCACGGGCTACGCCGTCCCGCTGGCGTTCCTCGTCTCGGCGGTGCTGTCCACGGTGAAGCAGCTGCCCGTGGCGTTCATGGGCTCGGCCATGCCGGCCACGGGCGGCCTCTACGTCTACTGCAAGCGGGTGCTCGGACCGCGGCTCGGGTTCTTCTACCTGGCCGTGCTCCTCGTCACGCACATCCTCATCGCCCTCTTCGCCCTCGGCTTCGCCCAGTACGCGCTGGCGCTCGTCCCCGCCCTGAACGCACGGGCCACGGCGCTCTCGGTCCTCGTCGTCTTCTACCTGGTCAACCTGGTGGGCGTGAAGCAGGCGGCCATCGTGCAGCGGGTGATGGTCGTGGCGCTGCTCCTGGGCCTGTCGACCCTGGTCGCCTTCGGCCTCGTGGAGGTCGACACGGCGCGCTTCACCGAGTGGCGGGGCCTCTTCAGCAAGGGCTGGTACGGCTTCGGCCTGGCGTGCGTGGTCCTGTCCTTCGCCACCGGCGGGGCGCAGTACGTCTCCGAGCTCGGTGGCGAGATGACCGATCCGGAGCGGGACCTGCCGTGGGCCATGGTCGGCGCCACGGCCCTGGCCGCCCTCTTCTACACGTTCGTCTCGGTGGTGGCCGTGGGCGTGCTGCCTCTGGCTCGCACCGCCGGCAAGCCGCTGGCCGAGGTGGCGAGCGCGGTCCTGCCGCCGGCCGTCTACGTCGCCTTCGTGGTCGGCGCCGGCATGTTCGCCCTCACGACGAGCATCAACTCCACCTTCTCGTGGGCGACCAAGTCGGTGCTGATCGCGTGCGAGGACGGGTGGCTTCCGCGACGCCTCGCAGTGGTGAACGCCCGATTCAACACGCCCCACGTGCTGCTCACGTGCCTGCTCGTGCTGGGCGCCGCGCCCATCGCCGCGGGGTGGGACCTGCGCTACATCATCATGCTCGGCGGCGGCCTGGTCTTCGTGTACGACCTGCTGCCGCTCGTGGCGGCGTTCCTGCTCGCCCGCCGGCTGCCTGAGGTGTTCGCGGGCGCGCGCTGGCGGATGCGCGAGTCGACCGTGAAGGCCTTGAGCGCCGCCGGCATCCTGGTGCTGCTCGTCCAGGGGACACTGTCCTTCTCGGACATCGATCGCACGGGCTGGCTGCTGGCCGCGGGCTACCTGGCCCTGGTCACGGCGTACATCTTCTGGCGGGCGCCGCGCATCGAGGCGGAACGCCGCTACAATTCAGCCGGCGGCGCGCCATGA
- a CDS encoding ring-cleaving dioxygenase, giving the protein MTPPLLGLHHVTATVDQAQADLDFCLELLGLRLVKKTVNFDNHHVYHFYYGDERGHPGTIWTTFPYRGHGVPVGVKGAGQITTTSFSVPAGSLAWWEARVAAAGLAVPPREARFGQASLTVADPSGLLIELVEADADAREPWTAVAGAATAIRGLHSVTMTIADPGPTVAFMERWLGATRAGQDGPVLRMAIGADVPGHRVEIHHSPEAVRARNGLGTVHHVAFAIGSAEEQLALRDALVAAGVGVTEVRDRQYFRSIYFREPGGVLFEVATMQPGFAVDEPPEALGRALKLPPWEEPSRAAIEAGLDVVRYRA; this is encoded by the coding sequence ATGACACCACCCCTGCTCGGCCTGCACCACGTGACGGCCACGGTGGACCAGGCCCAGGCGGATCTGGACTTCTGCCTGGAGCTGCTGGGCCTCCGCCTGGTCAAGAAGACCGTCAACTTCGACAACCACCACGTCTACCACTTCTATTACGGCGACGAGCGCGGTCACCCCGGCACGATCTGGACGACCTTCCCGTACCGCGGCCACGGCGTGCCCGTCGGCGTGAAGGGCGCGGGCCAGATCACGACCACGTCGTTCTCGGTGCCCGCCGGCAGCCTGGCCTGGTGGGAGGCCCGCGTCGCGGCGGCCGGCCTCGCCGTGCCCCCGCGCGAGGCGCGCTTCGGCCAGGCGTCGCTGACGGTGGCGGATCCCTCGGGCCTGCTCATCGAGCTGGTGGAAGCCGACGCCGACGCCCGCGAGCCTTGGACGGCGGTGGCCGGCGCGGCCACCGCGATTCGCGGCTTGCACTCGGTCACCATGACCATCGCCGATCCGGGTCCGACGGTGGCCTTCATGGAACGCTGGCTCGGCGCCACACGCGCCGGCCAGGACGGCCCGGTGCTCCGGATGGCGATCGGCGCCGACGTGCCCGGGCACCGGGTGGAGATCCACCACAGCCCCGAGGCCGTCCGCGCCAGGAACGGCCTCGGCACCGTGCACCACGTGGCGTTCGCCATCGGATCGGCCGAAGAGCAGCTGGCCCTGCGCGACGCGCTCGTGGCCGCCGGCGTCGGCGTGACCGAGGTGCGCGACCGGCAGTACTTCCGCTCGATCTACTTCCGCGAGCCCGGCGGCGTGCTGTTCGAGGTGGCCACGATGCAGCCGGGGTTCGCGGTGGACGAACCGCCGGAGGCACTGGGGCGGGCGTTGAAGCTGCCGCCGTGGGAAGAGCCCTCCCGGGCGGCGATCGAGGCCGGCCTCGACGTGGTGAGGTACCGCGCGTGA
- a CDS encoding sodium:solute symporter family protein, whose translation MTTAQPLDLAVVVAYALTMLAFGLYFYFKVERYSDYFDGGRRWGVWIVACAVAATNIGAGNSMGAVAMAYRDGYAAMWYVTLQALAFIPFAWIAVHKIHPLKETTLAEYLESRYARWLRPISAVALALATFAILPAQIVGGATVLTSLLGVDYTAAFYLVGGTLILYSALGGLPSVTYGDVYQWVLMLGGFLVGVPVVVAAAGGLSHVLGSVPPTHASWWSGATGQWNPPTIAAWLITVVMARFGSQEWYQRIRASRSPAASRRGFILGGLMAAPFGFLTMLIGLAALQQMPGLANPEEAFARTMMGAVPVGLRALMMTAILAAVVTSGESSVNAATALFVNDVCKRVVPGRSDRFYLRLSQVSCAGLGAVALVLALGAPRIVEYIRLGFMIRTPVALTVLLGLYWRGANAAGAAAGIVVGTVAVLGWQTLGNPRAIDPFWIAAPVTVAVLVAGSLAGRAWGPGPARAEVPPRSPLT comes from the coding sequence GTGACCACCGCGCAGCCGCTGGACCTCGCCGTCGTCGTCGCCTACGCGCTGACGATGCTGGCCTTCGGCCTGTACTTCTATTTCAAGGTCGAGCGGTACTCGGACTACTTCGACGGCGGGCGGCGCTGGGGCGTGTGGATCGTCGCCTGCGCCGTGGCGGCCACCAACATCGGGGCCGGCAACTCCATGGGCGCGGTGGCCATGGCCTACCGCGACGGCTACGCCGCCATGTGGTACGTGACGCTCCAGGCGCTGGCCTTCATCCCCTTCGCCTGGATCGCCGTCCACAAGATCCATCCGCTGAAGGAGACCACGCTCGCGGAGTACCTGGAGTCGCGCTACGCGCGCTGGCTCCGGCCGATCTCGGCCGTGGCGCTCGCGCTGGCCACCTTCGCCATCCTGCCGGCCCAGATCGTGGGCGGCGCCACCGTGCTCACCTCGCTCCTGGGGGTGGACTACACGGCCGCCTTCTACCTCGTGGGCGGCACCCTCATCCTGTACTCGGCGCTCGGCGGGCTGCCGTCGGTGACCTACGGCGACGTCTACCAGTGGGTGCTGATGCTCGGCGGCTTCCTCGTGGGCGTGCCGGTCGTCGTGGCCGCGGCGGGAGGGCTCTCCCACGTCCTCGGCAGCGTGCCGCCGACGCACGCCTCGTGGTGGAGCGGCGCCACCGGTCAGTGGAACCCGCCGACCATCGCGGCCTGGCTCATCACGGTGGTGATGGCGCGCTTCGGCAGCCAGGAATGGTACCAGCGCATCCGGGCCTCGCGCTCACCCGCCGCGTCCCGGCGCGGCTTCATCCTGGGCGGCCTCATGGCCGCGCCGTTCGGGTTCCTGACGATGCTGATCGGCCTGGCGGCGCTCCAGCAGATGCCGGGCCTGGCGAACCCCGAGGAGGCCTTCGCGCGCACCATGATGGGCGCCGTGCCCGTCGGGCTGCGCGCGCTGATGATGACGGCCATCCTCGCCGCGGTCGTCACGAGCGGCGAGAGCAGCGTCAACGCGGCCACGGCGCTCTTCGTGAACGACGTGTGCAAGCGGGTCGTCCCGGGGCGATCGGATCGCTTCTACCTGCGGCTGTCGCAGGTGTCGTGCGCGGGGCTCGGCGCCGTTGCGCTCGTGCTCGCGCTCGGCGCGCCCCGGATCGTCGAGTACATCCGCCTCGGGTTCATGATTCGCACCCCCGTCGCCCTGACGGTGCTGCTCGGCCTCTACTGGCGCGGCGCCAACGCGGCGGGCGCGGCCGCCGGCATCGTCGTCGGGACGGTGGCGGTCCTCGGGTGGCAGACGCTGGGGAATCCGCGCGCGATCGATCCGTTCTGGATCGCCGCGCCCGTGACCGTCGCGGTGCTCGTCGCCGGCTCGCTGGCGGGGCGGGCGTGGGGCCCAGGACCCGCACGCGCTGAAGTCCCGCCCCGGTCGCCGCTCACTTGA
- a CDS encoding M28 family peptidase, whose protein sequence is MRQTTSHENLSRMQASVDATALARHLEWFSHVDRDTGGEGEDKAVAYLVGELEAAGVPVTVHEFDAFLSYPRSASIRTVSPDAAEYRCLTHSFVRSTGPAGVTGRLVHVADGRFDAARDAIALVDGLATPVTILQASQAGCAGIVFANEDRVIHNMIGTTIWGTPGLTQVPRMPTVAAVSVDVESGRALKALLAGGAPVTATVTTHLDTGWYRSKLPEVRIPGTREPERFVLAGGHYCAWHEGITDNATGDACLLEMAKLLWQERASLERSVRVCWWPGHSHGRYSGSTWYADTFFTDLAEHGLAYYNIDSPGVKGATVYFCRNTCAEFEAYCRQVIETVTGQADAPAFRPARAADQSFLASGMPSFSAYPFLADGHPDKRPWTGGCGNAWWWHTEFDTLDKADVGILATDVKVGLEAVWGLANAPYLPLDYRATVRELIDTVTGFAAAAPQVDFAPLLDDARTLLAELETFQSGRGASNDAGTEGWNSTAMRLGRILNPVMYTRGGRFQHDPAEWSPILRATKRFTMPGLNAADGLAALSGTRERGFLETELLREANRARTAVREATRELRR, encoded by the coding sequence ATGAGGCAGACGACGAGCCACGAGAACCTCAGCCGGATGCAGGCGTCCGTCGATGCAACGGCGCTGGCCCGGCATCTCGAGTGGTTCTCGCACGTGGATCGCGACACGGGCGGGGAGGGCGAGGACAAGGCCGTGGCGTATCTCGTCGGCGAGCTGGAAGCCGCCGGCGTGCCGGTCACGGTGCACGAGTTCGACGCGTTCCTCAGCTATCCGCGGTCGGCGTCGATCCGCACGGTGAGTCCCGACGCGGCCGAGTATCGGTGCCTGACGCACTCGTTCGTGCGATCGACCGGGCCGGCGGGCGTCACCGGGCGGCTGGTGCACGTGGCGGACGGGCGCTTCGACGCGGCGCGCGACGCGATCGCGCTCGTGGACGGCCTCGCCACGCCCGTGACCATCCTGCAGGCCAGCCAGGCCGGCTGCGCCGGCATCGTCTTCGCGAACGAGGATCGAGTCATCCACAACATGATCGGCACCACCATCTGGGGCACGCCGGGCCTGACGCAGGTGCCGCGCATGCCCACGGTGGCCGCCGTGTCCGTGGACGTCGAATCCGGGCGGGCCTTGAAGGCGCTGCTCGCGGGCGGCGCGCCCGTCACGGCCACGGTCACCACGCACCTCGACACCGGGTGGTACCGCTCCAAGCTCCCGGAAGTGCGGATTCCCGGCACGCGCGAGCCCGAGCGCTTCGTCCTCGCGGGCGGCCACTACTGTGCCTGGCACGAGGGCATCACCGACAACGCCACGGGCGATGCGTGCCTCCTGGAGATGGCGAAGCTCCTGTGGCAGGAGCGCGCGTCGCTCGAGCGGTCGGTGCGCGTCTGCTGGTGGCCCGGTCACTCACACGGGCGCTACAGCGGCTCGACCTGGTACGCAGACACCTTCTTCACGGATCTCGCCGAGCACGGCCTCGCCTACTACAACATCGACTCGCCGGGCGTGAAGGGCGCCACCGTCTACTTCTGCCGGAACACCTGCGCGGAGTTCGAGGCGTATTGCCGGCAGGTGATCGAGACGGTCACGGGACAGGCCGACGCCCCGGCCTTCCGTCCCGCGCGCGCCGCCGACCAGTCGTTCCTGGCGAGTGGGATGCCGTCCTTCTCCGCCTATCCGTTCCTGGCCGACGGGCATCCCGACAAGCGCCCGTGGACGGGCGGCTGCGGGAACGCCTGGTGGTGGCACACCGAGTTCGACACGCTGGACAAGGCGGACGTGGGCATCCTGGCGACGGACGTGAAGGTGGGTCTCGAAGCCGTGTGGGGACTGGCGAATGCCCCCTATCTCCCGCTGGACTACCGCGCCACCGTCCGCGAGCTGATCGACACGGTGACGGGATTCGCCGCGGCCGCGCCGCAGGTGGACTTCGCGCCGCTCCTCGACGATGCCCGGACGCTCCTGGCCGAGCTCGAGACGTTCCAAAGCGGGCGCGGGGCCTCGAACGACGCCGGCACCGAGGGCTGGAACAGCACCGCCATGCGGCTGGGCCGCATCCTGAACCCCGTGATGTACACGAGGGGCGGGCGCTTCCAGCACGACCCGGCGGAGTGGTCGCCCATCCTCAGGGCCACGAAGCGGTTCACCATGCCGGGCCTGAACGCCGCGGACGGACTCGCGGCGCTGTCGGGCACGCGGGAGCGCGGATTCCTGGAAACCGAGCTCCTGCGGGAGGCCAACCGGGCCCGGACGGCCGTGCGGGAGGCGACGCGGGAACTGCGCCGCTGA
- a CDS encoding aromatic ring-hydroxylating dioxygenase subunit alpha: MKTYTNDRPTTGVATTTLPAGYYTDPAYFARETDAIFRRLWLFVGRDDDVPESGSFITRRLAGAELLVVRDERGTLRAFHNVCRHRGTLLCPEPEGRARGVLQCAYHSWTYRLDGRLHKAPHMEKVEGFSVDDWPLQPIPLEVWDGNVFVWLGDSAAPRPSLAQYLDGVDTRFANWRMGELRTVVRKTYPLHANWKLVIANYHECLHCANAHPQLVKLSHPLSGDNEPPHPTWLGASMDLLPGCVTMSSLAAPPRQPLPGLDDEQRRRVYYYALLPTMLLNPHPDYVVTFALTPIAPDRTDITCHWLMHPTEIAREGFDPGDAVDFWDETNRQDWRLSDMAQAGIRSAGYRPGPYSNREELLAAFDRWVIERAGPL; the protein is encoded by the coding sequence ATGAAGACGTACACGAACGATCGGCCCACGACCGGCGTCGCGACGACGACGCTGCCGGCCGGCTACTACACCGACCCGGCCTACTTCGCGCGTGAGACCGACGCCATCTTCCGGCGCCTGTGGCTGTTCGTGGGACGGGACGACGACGTCCCGGAGTCCGGCTCGTTCATCACCCGCCGGCTGGCGGGCGCCGAACTGCTCGTCGTCCGGGACGAACGAGGCACGCTGCGGGCGTTCCACAACGTCTGCCGTCACCGCGGCACGCTGCTGTGCCCCGAGCCGGAGGGCCGCGCACGCGGCGTCCTCCAGTGCGCCTATCACTCCTGGACCTACCGTCTCGACGGGCGCCTGCACAAGGCCCCGCACATGGAGAAGGTGGAGGGCTTCAGCGTGGACGACTGGCCGCTCCAGCCGATCCCGCTCGAGGTGTGGGACGGCAACGTCTTCGTGTGGCTGGGCGATTCGGCGGCCCCGCGCCCGTCGCTCGCCCAGTACCTGGACGGCGTGGACACCCGGTTCGCGAACTGGCGGATGGGCGAGCTGAGGACCGTGGTCCGGAAGACCTACCCGCTGCACGCGAACTGGAAGCTCGTCATCGCGAACTACCACGAGTGCCTGCACTGCGCCAACGCGCACCCGCAGCTCGTGAAGCTCTCGCATCCTCTCTCGGGCGACAACGAACCGCCGCACCCCACGTGGCTCGGCGCGTCGATGGACCTGCTGCCGGGCTGCGTGACGATGTCGTCGCTGGCCGCGCCGCCCAGGCAGCCGCTGCCGGGACTCGACGACGAGCAGCGGCGGCGCGTCTACTACTACGCGCTCCTGCCGACGATGCTCCTCAATCCGCACCCGGACTACGTGGTCACCTTCGCCCTCACGCCAATCGCGCCGGATCGCACCGACATCACCTGCCACTGGCTGATGCACCCCACCGAGATCGCGCGCGAGGGCTTCGACCCGGGCGACGCCGTGGACTTCTGGGACGAGACCAACCGGCAGGACTGGCGGCTCTCGGACATGGCGCAGGCCGGCATCCGCTCGGCCGGCTACCGGCCCGGGCCGTACTCCAACCGCGAAGAGCTGCTGGCGGCCTTCGACCGCTGGGTGATCGAGCGCGCCGGCCCGCTCTGA